The following are encoded in a window of Oncorhynchus keta strain PuntledgeMale-10-30-2019 chromosome 10, Oket_V2, whole genome shotgun sequence genomic DNA:
- the LOC127932048 gene encoding uncharacterized protein LOC127932048 isoform X38, translating into MDPGLVPGTGEKPLYQAGLHGPRSGSWDWRETTVSGWTTWTPGLVPGTGEKPLYQAGLHGPQVWFLGLERNHCIRLDYMDPRSGSWDWRETTVSGWTTWTPGLVPGTGEKPLYQAGLHGPQVWFLGLERNHCIRLDYMDPRSGSWDWRETTVSGWTTWTQVWFLGLERNHCIRLDYMDPRSGSWDWRETTVSGWTTWTPGLVPGTGEKPLYQAGLHGPQVWFLGLERNHCIRLDYMDPRSGSWDWRETTVSGWTTWTPGLVPGTGEKPLYQAGLHVLLHRV; encoded by the exons ATGGACCCAGGTCTGGTTCCTGGGACTGGAGAGAAACCACTGTATCAGGCTGGACTACATGGACCCAG GTCTGGTTCCTGGGACTGGAGAGAAACCACTGTATCAGGCTGGACTACATGGACCCCAG GTCTGGTTCCTGGGACTGGAGAGAAACCGCTGTATCAGGCTGGACTACATGGACCCCAGGTCTGGTTCCTGGGACTGGAGAGAAACCACTGTATCAGGCTGGACTACATGGACCCCAGGTCTGGTTCCTGGGACTGGAGAGAAACCACTGTATCAGGCTGGACTACATGGACCCCAG GTCTGGTTCCTGGGACTGGAGAGAAACCACTGTATCAGGCTGGACTACATGGACCCCAG GTCTGGTTCCTGGGACTGGAGAGAAACCACTGTATCAGGCTGGACTACATGGACCCCAGGTCTGGTTCCTGGGACTGGAGAGAAACCACTGTATCAGGCTGGACTACATGGACCCAGGTCTGGTTCCTGGGACTGGAGAGAAACCACTGTATCAGGCTGGACTACATGGACCCCAGGTCTGGTTCCTGGGACTGGAGAGAAACCACTGTATCAGGCTGGACTACATGGACCCCAGGTCTGGTTCCTGGGACTGGAGAGAAACCGCTGTATCAGGCTGGACTACATGGACCCCAGGTCTGGTTCCTGGGACTGGAGAGAAACCACTGTATCAGGCTGGACTACATGGACCCCAGGTCTGGTTCCTGGGACTGGAGAGAAACCACTGTATCAGGCTGGACTACATGGACCCCAGGTCTGGTTCCTGGGACTGGAGAGAAACCACTGTATCAGGCTGGACTACATGTTCTATTGCACCGTGTCTAG
- the LOC127932048 gene encoding uncharacterized protein LOC127932048 isoform X35, whose product MCLLFLLSSYVMCLLFLLSSYVMCFYWRETAVSGWTTWTPGLVPGTGEKPLYQAGLHGPQVWFLGLERNHCIRLDYMDPGLVPGTGEKPLYQAGLHGPRSGSWDWRETTVSGWTTWTPGLVPGTGEKPLYQAGLHGPQVWFLGLERNHCIRLDYMDPGLVPGTGEKPLYQAGLHGPQVWFLGLERNHCIRLDYMDPRSGSWDWRETAVSGWTTWTPGLVPGTGEKPLYQAGLHGPQVWFLGLERNHCIRLDYMDPRSGSWDWRETTVSGWTTCSIAPCLDRSII is encoded by the exons ATGTGTCTTCTATTTCTACTGTCCTCCTATGTGATGTGTCTTCTATTTCTACTGTCCTCCTATGTGATGTGTTTCTACTGGAGAGAAACCGCTGTATCAGGCTGGACTACATGGACCCCAG GTCTGGTTCCTGGGACTGGAGAGAAACCACTGTATCAGGCTGGACTACATGGACCCCAGGTCTGGTTCCTGGGACTGGAGAGAAACCACTGTATCAGGCTGGACTACATGGACCCAG GTCTGGTTCCTGGGACTGGAGAGAAACCACTGTATCAGGCTGGACTACATGGACCCAG GTCTGGTTCCTGGGACTGGAGAGAAACCACTGTATCAGGCTGGACTACATGGACCCCAG GTCTGGTTCCTGGGACTGGAGAGAAACCACTGTATCAGGCTGGACTACATGGACCCCAGGTCTGGTTCCTGGGACTGGAGAGAAACCACTGTATCAGGCTGGACTACATGGACCCAGGTCTGGTTCCTGGGACTGGAGAGAAACCACTGTATCAGGCTGGACTACATGGACCCCAGGTCTGGTTCCTGGGACTGGAGAGAAACCACTGTATCAGGCTGGACTACATGGACCCCAGGTCTGGTTCCTGGGACTGGAGAGAAACCGCTGTATCAGGCTGGACTACATGGACCCCAGGTCTGGTTCCTGGGACTGGAGAGAAACCACTGTATCAGGCTGGACTACATGGACCCCAGGTCTGGTTCCTGGGACTGGAGAGAAACCACTGTATCAGGCTGGACTACATGGACCCCAGGTCTGGTTCCTGGGACTGGAGAGAAACCACTGTATCAGGCTGGACTACATGTTCTATTGCACCGTGTCTAGACCGTTCCATCATTTGA
- the LOC127932048 gene encoding uncharacterized protein LOC127932048 isoform X44, translating into MDPGLVPGTGEKPLYQAGLHGPRSGSWDWRETTVSGWTTWTQVWFLGLERNHCIRLDYMDPGLVPGTTWTQVWFLGLERNHCIRLDYMDPRSGSWDWRETTVSGWTTWTPGLVPGTGEKPLYQAGLHGPRSGSWDWRETTVSGWTTWTPGLVPGTGEKPLYQAGLHGPQVWFLGLERNRCIRLDYMDPRSGSWDWRETTVSGWTTWTPGLVPGTGEKPLYQAGLHGPQVWFLGLERNHCIRLDYMFYCTVSRPFHHLKTIPS; encoded by the exons ATGGACCCAGGTCTGGTTCCTGGGACTGGAGAGAAACCACTGTATCAGGCTGGACTACATGGACCCAG GTCTGGTTCCTGGGACTGGAGAGAAACCACTGTATCAGGCTGGACTACATGGACCCAG GTCTGGTTCCTGGGACTGGAGAGAAACCACTGTATCAGGCTGGACTACATGGACCCAG GTCTGGTTCCTGGGACTACATGGACCCAGGTCTGGTTCCTGGGACTGGAGAGAAACCACTGTATCAGGCTGGACTACATGGACCCCAG GTCTGGTTCCTGGGACTGGAGAGAAACCACTGTATCAGGCTGGACTACATGGACCCCAGGTCTGGTTCCTGGGACTGGAGAGAAACCACTGTATCAGGCTGGACTACATGGACCCAGGTCTGGTTCCTGGGACTGGAGAGAAACCACTGTATCAGGCTGGACTACATGGACCCCAGGTCTGGTTCCTGGGACTGGAGAGAAACCACTGTATCAGGCTGGACTACATGGACCCCAGGTCTGGTTCCTGGGACTGGAGAGAAACCGCTGTATCAGGCTGGACTACATGGACCCCAGGTCTGGTTCCTGGGACTGGAGAGAAACCACTGTATCAGGCTGGACTACATGGACCCCAGGTCTGGTTCCTGGGACTGGAGAGAAACCACTGTATCAGGCTGGACTACATGGACCCCAGGTCTGGTTCCTGGGACTGGAGAGAAACCACTGTATCAGGCTGGACTACATGTTCTATTGCACCGTGTCTAGACCGTTCCATCATTTGAAAACCATACCAAGTTGA
- the LOC127932048 gene encoding uncharacterized protein LOC127932048 isoform X32, producing MDPGLVPGTGEKPLYQAGLHGPRSGSWDWRETTVSGWTTWTPGLVPGTGEKPLYQAGLHGPQVWFLGLERNHCIRLDYMDPRSGSWDWRETTVSGWTTWTPGLVPGTGEKPLYQAGLHGPRSGSWDWRETTVSGWTTWTPGLVPGTGEKPLYQAGLHGPRSGSWDWRETTVSGWTTWTPGLVPGTGEKPLYQAGLHGPQVWFLGLERNRCIRLDYMDPRSGSWDWRETTVSGWTTWTPGLVPGTGEKPLYQAGLHGPQVWFLGLERNHCIRLDYMFYCTVSRPFHHLKTIPS from the exons ATGGACCCAGGTCTGGTTCCTGGGACTGGAGAGAAACCACTGTATCAGGCTGGACTACATGGACCCAG GTCTGGTTCCTGGGACTGGAGAGAAACCACTGTATCAGGCTGGACTACATGGACCCCAG GTCTGGTTCCTGGGACTGGAGAGAAACCGCTGTATCAGGCTGGACTACATGGACCCCAGGTCTGGTTCCTGGGACTGGAGAGAAACCACTGTATCAGGCTGGACTACATGGACCCCAGGTCTGGTTCCTGGGACTGGAGAGAAACCACTGTATCAGGCTGGACTACATGGACCCCAGGTCTGGTTCCTGGGACTGGAGAGAAACCACTGTATCAGGCTGGACTACATGGACCCAG GTCTGGTTCCTGGGACTGGAGAGAAACCACTGTATCAGGCTGGACTACATGGACCCCAGGTCTGGTTCCTGGGACTGGAGAGAAACCACTGTATCAGGCTGGACTACATGGACCCAGGTCTGGTTCCTGGGACTGGAGAGAAACCACTGTATCAGGCTGGACTACATGGACCCCAGGTCTGGTTCCTGGGACTGGAGAGAAACCACTGTATCAGGCTGGACTACATGGACCCCAGGTCTGGTTCCTGGGACTGGAGAGAAACCGCTGTATCAGGCTGGACTACATGGACCCCAGGTCTGGTTCCTGGGACTGGAGAGAAACCACTGTATCAGGCTGGACTACATGGACCCCAGGTCTGGTTCCTGGGACTGGAGAGAAACCACTGTATCAGGCTGGACTACATGGACCCCAGGTCTGGTTCCTGGGACTGGAGAGAAACCACTGTATCAGGCTGGACTACATGTTCTATTGCACCGTGTCTAGACCGTTCCATCATTTGAAAACCATACCAAGTTGA
- the LOC127932048 gene encoding uncharacterized protein LOC127932048 isoform X45: MDPGLVPGTGEKPLYQAGLHGPRSGSWDWRETTVSGWTTWTPGLVPGTGEKPLYQAGLHGPQVWFLGLERNHCIRLDYMDPRSGSWDWRETTVSGWTTWTPGLVPGTGEKPLYQAGLHGPRSGSWDWRETTVSGWTTWTQVWFLGLERNHCIRLDYMDPRSGSWDWRETTVSGWTTWTPGLVPGTGEKPLYQAGLHGPQVWFLGLERNHCIRLDYMDPRSGSWDWRETTVSGWTTWTPGLVPGTGEKPLYQAGLHVLLHRV, encoded by the exons ATGGACCCAGGTCTGGTTCCTGGGACTGGAGAGAAACCACTGTATCAGGCTGGACTACATGGACCCAG GTCTGGTTCCTGGGACTGGAGAGAAACCACTGTATCAGGCTGGACTACATGGACCCCAG GTCTGGTTCCTGGGACTGGAGAGAAACCGCTGTATCAGGCTGGACTACATGGACCCCAGGTCTGGTTCCTGGGACTGGAGAGAAACCACTGTATCAGGCTGGACTACATGGACCCCAGGTCTGGTTCCTGGGACTGGAGAGAAACCACTGTATCAGGCTGGACTACATGGACCCCAGGTCTGGTTCCTGGGACTGGAGAGAAACCACTGTATCAGGCTGGACTACATGGACCCAG GTCTGGTTCCTGGGACTGGAGAGAAACCACTGTATCAGGCTGGACTACATGGACCCAGGTCTGGTTCCTGGGACTGGAGAGAAACCACTGTATCAGGCTGGACTACATGGACCCCAGGTCTGGTTCCTGGGACTGGAGAGAAACCACTGTATCAGGCTGGACTACATGGACCCCAGGTCTGGTTCCTGGGACTGGAGAGAAACCGCTGTATCAGGCTGGACTACATGGACCCCAGGTCTGGTTCCTGGGACTGGAGAGAAACCACTGTATCAGGCTGGACTACATGGACCCCAGGTCTGGTTCCTGGGACTGGAGAGAAACCACTGTATCAGGCTGGACTACATGGACCCCAGGTCTGGTTCCTGGGACTGGAGAGAAACCACTGTATCAGGCTGGACTACATGTTCTATTGCACCGTGTCTAG
- the LOC127932048 gene encoding uncharacterized protein LOC127932048 isoform X26: MDPGLVPGTGEKPLYQAGLHGPRSGSWDWRETTVSGWTTWTPGLVPGTGEKPLYQAGLHGPQVWFLGLERNHCIRLDYMDPRSGSWDWRETTVSGWTTWTPGLVPGTGEKPLYQAGLHGPRSGSWDWRETTVSGWTTWTPGLVPGTGEKPLYQAGLHGPQVWFLGLERNHCIRLDYMDPGLVPGTGEKPLYQAGLHGPQVWFLGLERNHCIRLDYMDPRSGSWDWRETAVSGWTTWTPGLVPGTGEKPLYQAGLHGPQVWFLGLERNHCIRLDYMDPRSGSWDWRETTVSGWTTCSIAPCLDRSII, from the exons ATGGACCCAGGTCTGGTTCCTGGGACTGGAGAGAAACCACTGTATCAGGCTGGACTACATGGACCCAG GTCTGGTTCCTGGGACTGGAGAGAAACCACTGTATCAGGCTGGACTACATGGACCCCAG GTCTGGTTCCTGGGACTGGAGAGAAACCGCTGTATCAGGCTGGACTACATGGACCCCAGGTCTGGTTCCTGGGACTGGAGAGAAACCACTGTATCAGGCTGGACTACATGGACCCCAGGTCTGGTTCCTGGGACTGGAGAGAAACCACTGTATCAGGCTGGACTACATGGACCCCAGGTCTGGTTCCTGGGACTGGAGAGAAACCACTGTATCAGGCTGGACTACATGGACCCAG GTCTGGTTCCTGGGACTGGAGAGAAACCACTGTATCAGGCTGGACTACATGGACCCCAG GTCTGGTTCCTGGGACTGGAGAGAAACCACTGTATCAGGCTGGACTACATGGACCCCAGGTCTGGTTCCTGGGACTGGAGAGAAACCACTGTATCAGGCTGGACTACATGGACCCAGGTCTGGTTCCTGGGACTGGAGAGAAACCACTGTATCAGGCTGGACTACATGGACCCCAGGTCTGGTTCCTGGGACTGGAGAGAAACCACTGTATCAGGCTGGACTACATGGACCCCAGGTCTGGTTCCTGGGACTGGAGAGAAACCGCTGTATCAGGCTGGACTACATGGACCCCAGGTCTGGTTCCTGGGACTGGAGAGAAACCACTGTATCAGGCTGGACTACATGGACCCCAGGTCTGGTTCCTGGGACTGGAGAGAAACCACTGTATCAGGCTGGACTACATGGACCCCAGGTCTGGTTCCTGGGACTGGAGAGAAACCACTGTATCAGGCTGGACTACATGTTCTATTGCACCGTGTCTAGACCGTTCCATCATTTGA
- the LOC127932048 gene encoding uncharacterized protein LOC127932048 isoform X43 yields the protein MDPGLVPGTGEKPLYQAGLHGPRSGSWDWRETTVSGWTTWTQVWFLGLHGPRSGSWDWRETTVSGWTTWTQVWFLGLHGPRSGSWDYMDPGLVPGTGEKPLYQAGLHGPQVWFLGLERNHCIRLDYMDPRSGSWDWRETTVSGWTTWTQVWFLGLERNHCIRLDYMDPRSGSWDWRETTVSGWTTWTPGLVPGTGEKPLYQAGLHGPQVWFLGLERNHCIRLDYMDPRSGSWDWRETTVSGWTTWTPGLVPGTGEKPLYQAGLHVLLHRV from the exons ATGGACCCAGGTCTGGTTCCTGGGACTGGAGAGAAACCACTGTATCAGGCTGGACTACATGGACCCAG GTCTGGTTCCTGGGACTGGAGAGAAACCACTGTATCAGGCTGGACTACATGGACCCAG GTCTGGTTCCTGGGACTACATGGACCCAGGTCTGGTTCCTGGGACTGGAGAGAAACCACTGTATCAGGCTGGACTACATGGACCCAGGTCTGGTTCCTGGGACTACATGGACCCAGGTCTGGTTCCTGGGACTACATGGACCCAGGTCTGGTTCCTGGGACTGGAGAGAAACCACTGTATCAGGCTGGACTACATGGACCCCAG GTCTGGTTCCTGGGACTGGAGAGAAACCACTGTATCAGGCTGGACTACATGGACCCCAGGTCTGGTTCCTGGGACTGGAGAGAAACCACTGTATCAGGCTGGACTACATGGACCCAGGTCTGGTTCCTGGGACTGGAGAGAAACCACTGTATCAGGCTGGACTACATGGACCCCAGGTCTGGTTCCTGGGACTGGAGAGAAACCACTGTATCAGGCTGGACTACATGGACCCCAGGTCTGGTTCCTGGGACTGGAGAGAAACCGCTGTATCAGGCTGGACTACATGGACCCCAGGTCTGGTTCCTGGGACTGGAGAGAAACCACTGTATCAGGCTGGACTACATGGACCCCAGGTCTGGTTCCTGGGACTGGAGAGAAACCACTGTATCAGGCTGGACTACATGGACCCCAGGTCTGGTTCCTGGGACTGGAGAGAAACCACTGTATCAGGCTGGACTACATGTTCTATTGCACCGTGTCTAG
- the LOC127932048 gene encoding uncharacterized protein LOC127932048 isoform X28, with protein sequence MDPGLVPGTGEKPLYQAGLHGPRSGSWDWRETTVSGWTTWTQVWFLGLERNHCIRLDYMDPRSGSWDWRETTVSGWTTWTQVWFLGLERNHCIRLDYMDPGLVPGTTWTQVWFLGLHGPRSGSWDWRETTVSGWTTWTPGLVPGTGEKPLYQAGLHGPQVWFLGLERNHCIRLDYMDPGLVPGTGEKPLYQAGLHGPQVWFLGLERNHCIRLDYMDPRSGSWDWRETAVSGWTTWTPGLVPGTGEKPLYQAGLHGPQVWFLGLERNHCIRLDYMDPRSGSWDWRETTVSGWTTCSIAPCLDRSII encoded by the exons ATGGACCCAGGTCTGGTTCCTGGGACTGGAGAGAAACCACTGTATCAGGCTGGACTACATGGACCCAG GTCTGGTTCCTGGGACTGGAGAGAAACCACTGTATCAGGCTGGACTACATGGACCCAG GTCTGGTTCCTGGGACTGGAGAGAAACCACTGTATCAGGCTGGACTACATGGACCCCAGGTCTGGTTCCTGGGACTGGAGAGAAACCACTGTATCAGGCTGGACTACATGGACCCAG GTCTGGTTCCTGGGACTGGAGAGAAACCACTGTATCAGGCTGGACTACATGGACCCAGGTCTGGTTCCTGGGACTACATGGACCCAGGTCTGGTTCCTGGGACTACATGGACCCAGGTCTGGTTCCTGGGACTGGAGAGAAACCACTGTATCAGGCTGGACTACATGGACCCCAG GTCTGGTTCCTGGGACTGGAGAGAAACCACTGTATCAGGCTGGACTACATGGACCCCAGGTCTGGTTCCTGGGACTGGAGAGAAACCACTGTATCAGGCTGGACTACATGGACCCAGGTCTGGTTCCTGGGACTGGAGAGAAACCACTGTATCAGGCTGGACTACATGGACCCCAGGTCTGGTTCCTGGGACTGGAGAGAAACCACTGTATCAGGCTGGACTACATGGACCCCAGGTCTGGTTCCTGGGACTGGAGAGAAACCGCTGTATCAGGCTGGACTACATGGACCCCAGGTCTGGTTCCTGGGACTGGAGAGAAACCACTGTATCAGGCTGGACTACATGGACCCCAGGTCTGGTTCCTGGGACTGGAGAGAAACCACTGTATCAGGCTGGACTACATGGACCCCAGGTCTGGTTCCTGGGACTGGAGAGAAACCACTGTATCAGGCTGGACTACATGTTCTATTGCACCGTGTCTAGACCGTTCCATCATTTGA
- the LOC127932048 gene encoding uncharacterized protein LOC127932048 isoform X30 has product MDPGLVPGTGEKPLYQAGLHGPRSGSWDWRETTVSGWTTWTPGLVPGTGEKPLYQAGLHGPQVWFLGLERNHCIRLDYMDPRSGSWDWRETTVSGWTTWTQVWFLGLHGPRSGSWDYMDPGLVPGTGEKPLYQAGLHGPQVWFLGLERNHCIRLDYMDPRSGSWDWRETTVSGWTTWTQVWFLGLERNHCIRLDYMDPRSGSWDWRETTVSGWTTWTPGLVPGTGEKPLYQAGLHGPQVWFLGLERNHCIRLDYMDPRSGSWDWRETTVSGWTTWTPGLVPGTGEKPLYQAGLHVLLHRV; this is encoded by the exons ATGGACCCAGGTCTGGTTCCTGGGACTGGAGAGAAACCACTGTATCAGGCTGGACTACATGGACCCAG GTCTGGTTCCTGGGACTGGAGAGAAACCACTGTATCAGGCTGGACTACATGGACCCCAG GTCTGGTTCCTGGGACTGGAGAGAAACCGCTGTATCAGGCTGGACTACATGGACCCCAGGTCTGGTTCCTGGGACTGGAGAGAAACCACTGTATCAGGCTGGACTACATGGACCCCAG GTCTGGTTCCTGGGACTGGAGAGAAACCACTGTATCAGGCTGGACTACATGGACCCAGGTCTGGTTCCTGGGACTACATGGACCCAGGTCTGGTTCCTGGGACTACATGGACCCAGGTCTGGTTCCTGGGACTGGAGAGAAACCACTGTATCAGGCTGGACTACATGGACCCCAG GTCTGGTTCCTGGGACTGGAGAGAAACCACTGTATCAGGCTGGACTACATGGACCCCAGGTCTGGTTCCTGGGACTGGAGAGAAACCACTGTATCAGGCTGGACTACATGGACCCAGGTCTGGTTCCTGGGACTGGAGAGAAACCACTGTATCAGGCTGGACTACATGGACCCCAGGTCTGGTTCCTGGGACTGGAGAGAAACCACTGTATCAGGCTGGACTACATGGACCCCAGGTCTGGTTCCTGGGACTGGAGAGAAACCGCTGTATCAGGCTGGACTACATGGACCCCAGGTCTGGTTCCTGGGACTGGAGAGAAACCACTGTATCAGGCTGGACTACATGGACCCCAGGTCTGGTTCCTGGGACTGGAGAGAAACCACTGTATCAGGCTGGACTACATGGACCCCAGGTCTGGTTCCTGGGACTGGAGAGAAACCACTGTATCAGGCTGGACTACATGTTCTATTGCACCGTGTCTAG
- the LOC127932048 gene encoding uncharacterized protein LOC127932048 isoform X40 has translation MCLLFLLSSYVMCLLFLLSSYVMCFYWRETAVSGWTTWTPGLVPGTGEKPLYQAGLHGPQVWFLGLERNHCIRLDYMDPGLVPGTTWTQVWFLGLERNHCIRLDYMDPRSGSWDWRETTVSGWTTWTPGLVPGTGEKPLYQAGLHGPRSGSWDWRETTVSGWTTWTPGLVPGTGEKPLYQAGLHGPQVWFLGLERNRCIRLDYMDPRSGSWDWRETTVSGWTTWTPGLVPGTGEKPLYQAGLHGPQVWFLGLERNHCIRLDYMFYCTVSRPFHHLKTIPS, from the exons ATGTGTCTTCTATTTCTACTGTCCTCCTATGTGATGTGTCTTCTATTTCTACTGTCCTCCTATGTGATGTGTTTCTACTGGAGAGAAACCGCTGTATCAGGCTGGACTACATGGACCCCAG GTCTGGTTCCTGGGACTGGAGAGAAACCACTGTATCAGGCTGGACTACATGGACCCCAGGTCTGGTTCCTGGGACTGGAGAGAAACCACTGTATCAGGCTGGACTACATGGACCCAG GTCTGGTTCCTGGGACTACATGGACCCAGGTCTGGTTCCTGGGACTGGAGAGAAACCACTGTATCAGGCTGGACTACATGGACCCCAG GTCTGGTTCCTGGGACTGGAGAGAAACCACTGTATCAGGCTGGACTACATGGACCCCAGGTCTGGTTCCTGGGACTGGAGAGAAACCACTGTATCAGGCTGGACTACATGGACCCAGGTCTGGTTCCTGGGACTGGAGAGAAACCACTGTATCAGGCTGGACTACATGGACCCCAGGTCTGGTTCCTGGGACTGGAGAGAAACCACTGTATCAGGCTGGACTACATGGACCCCAGGTCTGGTTCCTGGGACTGGAGAGAAACCGCTGTATCAGGCTGGACTACATGGACCCCAGGTCTGGTTCCTGGGACTGGAGAGAAACCACTGTATCAGGCTGGACTACATGGACCCCAGGTCTGGTTCCTGGGACTGGAGAGAAACCACTGTATCAGGCTGGACTACATGGACCCCAGGTCTGGTTCCTGGGACTGGAGAGAAACCACTGTATCAGGCTGGACTACATGTTCTATTGCACCGTGTCTAGACCGTTCCATCATTTGAAAACCATACCAAGTTGA
- the LOC127932048 gene encoding uncharacterized protein LOC127932048 isoform X37, whose protein sequence is MDPGLVPGTGEKPLYQAGLHGPRSGSWDWRETTVSGWTTWTPGLVPGTGEKPLYQAGLHGPQVWFLGLERNHCIRLDYMDPRSGSWDWRETTVSGWTTWTQVWFLGLHGPRSGSWDWRETTVSGWTTWTPGLVPGTGEKPLYQAGLHGPRSGSWDWRETTVSGWTTWTPGLVPGTGEKPLYQAGLHGPQVWFLGLERNRCIRLDYMDPRSGSWDWRETTVSGWTTWTPGLVPGTGEKPLYQAGLHGPQVWFLGLERNHCIRLDYMFYCTVSRPFHHLKTIPS, encoded by the exons ATGGACCCAGGTCTGGTTCCTGGGACTGGAGAGAAACCACTGTATCAGGCTGGACTACATGGACCCAG GTCTGGTTCCTGGGACTGGAGAGAAACCACTGTATCAGGCTGGACTACATGGACCCCAG GTCTGGTTCCTGGGACTGGAGAGAAACCGCTGTATCAGGCTGGACTACATGGACCCCAGGTCTGGTTCCTGGGACTGGAGAGAAACCACTGTATCAGGCTGGACTACATGGACCCCAG GTCTGGTTCCTGGGACTGGAGAGAAACCACTGTATCAGGCTGGACTACATGGACCCAGGTCTGGTTCCTGGGACTACATGGACCCAG GTCTGGTTCCTGGGACTGGAGAGAAACCACTGTATCAGGCTGGACTACATGGACCCCAGGTCTGGTTCCTGGGACTGGAGAGAAACCACTGTATCAGGCTGGACTACATGGACCCAGGTCTGGTTCCTGGGACTGGAGAGAAACCACTGTATCAGGCTGGACTACATGGACCCCAGGTCTGGTTCCTGGGACTGGAGAGAAACCACTGTATCAGGCTGGACTACATGGACCCCAGGTCTGGTTCCTGGGACTGGAGAGAAACCGCTGTATCAGGCTGGACTACATGGACCCCAGGTCTGGTTCCTGGGACTGGAGAGAAACCACTGTATCAGGCTGGACTACATGGACCCCAGGTCTGGTTCCTGGGACTGGAGAGAAACCACTGTATCAGGCTGGACTACATGGACCCCAGGTCTGGTTCCTGGGACTGGAGAGAAACCACTGTATCAGGCTGGACTACATGTTCTATTGCACCGTGTCTAGACCGTTCCATCATTTGAAAACCATACCAAGTTGA